AGCTATTTCCACCTAAGGAGATCTAACCAAAGCAAAAATCCCTTCACCATCCTGTTTCTCCTCAGTACGAGAAGCACAGCCAACATGGACTTAAGCTGCCTGTAGGCAAAGTATCATTATATCACTATCTCTTTACATGTATCTACTGTAAACCAAAAATAAATGCTGGGAACTTACTTTGAGGAACCAAGCCTGAAACGTGGCTAAAAGGGTCAAGGTAAGGAAAGACCCTCTCTCCTTGACTAACAAAGGAAGTTGTCATTCCTGGCACATAAAACATCAGTGGCACACGGGTAGCAACGTCAAAATTGCTGTATTTTGCCCATTCACCATGTTCTCCCAGGGACCATCCTAGATAAAGAACACAATTCAGAACAGATGCTGGGTTGTAGATCAGCAAtagtattttttcctttttccactgTAAATGGACTAGTTTGTTATCAATGttatattaaaaacaaataatctATCTTTAAATACAACCAGATTTTTCTTTAACATGAAAGCTGTTTTGACTATATCTTGCAACTTGGTACTCTTTTATTAAGGATATAATTACACCTTTCCTTATTTCCCCCTACTCCAGATTACAACTAGGAAATCAGCATTAAAACAGCAGAAAAGAGGAACTGAGGTGTGTCAGTACCTACAAGAGCCTCCAGATCAATTCCACAAAGCACTTACTtaagctctgggcagctgccagctctgaaaTACTCCCGTTAACACTGTGACCAAATATCCCTCTGAGCCAAGGCTGCTATCTATGCCAGACTGCCCCATCAGGATGTAACTCCTGAGGAAGCAATAGACATCAAAACTCTTTAGCTCTCCTCTTCCATTTGGAAGAGATGCCAACGTGACTTCCTTCCAGGCCAATTTATTGCCAACTTCACTTTAGGGGTAGACAAAAGAGCTCTGTAACAGCTATGTTAAcacattggggttttttgatcaCTTTGCTAGCTATGGTACCGGAAACACCAAGTGTTTGCAGTGAATCACAATAAGGGAAAGAGAAATTCAGTTTACAACAGGAAACCCAAATCAAGGCAGCAAGTCAAAAGGAACATCCAGAGTGGCTTTAGTACCAGAATTAAACCCCATAGCTCTACAACTTGTAAGGGCTTGCTTAGACACACACGCTCATAGAATTCAACTCAAATGAACTAAATATGTGACTTCAGATTGATTTAGTTAAGCCATACTCTAACTTTTGTTAAAGTCAGTTAAGCCATCCCTCAATTAAAAGGATCAGGAGGAGGTTATTTTAACAAATATTAGAGTATTGAAGCAAACATTAGATGCTTGAGGTATTTATCCCCTGATTCAAACTCAGTTTTTCACCCCCAGGATGCAGAGTGTGTAAGACCTTAGTTATGAGGGGGGAGCCATATTGCTATCAGTTTAGATGCTCTGCAAGCAGCAATGACAAGTGCAAGGAAACACACTTCAGCAGTTAATGAGAAAGCCTGTCATCCTCGGTAGCAGATGGCTCTCTACAAATTGTaagagggggctgggaggtgggggggcTGGTAAGTGGTCGCTATCCTTTCACAGCACTGTTCCCAGCAAGAGCCACTCTTTGGGTAGGAGGTGGGAATCCAGCAAGCTGAGACCCAGTGTTCTGGCAGACAGTCTCATCATTCACTGGTAAATCCTCAACCTGATTAAAGAGAGGTGCctgcaggggcacagagctgtgcagccctAGACGCCTGTGTCAGTCCATTTAATTAGAGACAGATTAGCCAGATATACAAGGTATGGTAGCTCTGCTGTACATCATATAAACACACACTTGATTAATATGCCAGCATTGAGTTGCACAATTATTAAGAGTGAACTGGAGAAAGATTTAAATGCTTGCCATGATCAGCAGTGAAAACTACTATTGTGCTATTTGAGAGTCCTACATCATCCAAAGCATTCAAGAGCAGGCCAACTTGCACATCCAGGTAAGAAACTGCTGCATAATAACTCTGACGAATCTGACGCTGCAAGGTAAGAAAACAGGAGAgagagggtaaaaaaaaaaagttagcttTTCCCTAGACACACACTCAGGAAAACCAGTGGGTGGCTGTCTAAGTAAAGAAACTGAAGGGTTTTACTTGTAAAGCTATATTTCAAGTGTCTGTAGCCTGATTCATGTCCCAGAAAAGGTAAACAGGGAGGAAGCGGTTAGAAAATTCCATTTATCTCCCAGAAGATTTTTCAAGCAAGATGTTACAAACCAATCAGTTCTGCTTCTCTCAGGGTCCAGACAGTGCATCTTATTTTGGCTTAGGCACTGGAAAGTCAAAGGAAATCTTGCAAAAGAAGATACACTGAGTGGCAAACAAACAGATGAACAGACTCAGAtcatgaaaacaaacacagcGTTGGTAGCTGCTACATACATTCCCTTATATACAAACAAGGAGTACATAGTTGATGGCTGgtctcttcctccccacccccactagCTTGACTGCAGTTAAGAGTGAAGGTCTGTCTACCAAGATAGCGGTGACAGTTTGCAAGGCAGGGAATTAGCAGTATTTGCAAAGTGTCAGTTTCTGAATACCTAGGAACATCTAGGGGCAGCTGACTACTCCCTTGCATTTGAACAAGTTAAGGCATTTTGACTTCAGTGCATTGTATTGACAGCTTACCTGGAAGTCATCTGGAAGTGGTCCATAAGGGAAACTAACATTTAATGCTTGCACATCATCCCTCTGTCTGATATCTGTCCAGGGGTTGTATGCCACAGAAGGTAGTTTCTCTGGTACCCAGGGATCTGGAGCTAATGTGATGTTTTCCAAGGGGTACAGCTTGAGAAATTCCTTTACAAGACAAAGAAACATAAAGACTGTCCTCACCTCTAAGAACTGTTGTGAACTTTGTGTTGTAAAACAGCTACCATTTACTCTTGGATATTCTTCAATATTCTTCCAGTTTATAAGGCTTCATTTACCCACCCCAGAGTGTAAAAGCAAGCAATAGTATGGATGCCAGCCCCAAACAGTTCCTGAGAAGTACTGAGTTAGTAAGTACCCATAAACAGTCTCCAGTATCTCAAAGCAACACTAAAATAGAAGATCAAACATCACTTTCTCTGAAATGAGTAGGAGTTTTGCCACCAACTCAAACAGGGAATGGAGTAAGTCCTCATTATGTCATACTCCATCAAGCTGAACACTGCCTCCATGCAGTGGCAGTCATTATTAtggtggcagaggctgagctttCAGCTGAATGCTCACAACTCCTTCTCATTAAACATTCTGAAACGCAACACAGAAGCTGGTTTTCAGCTTCCTCTCCAGAAACAACACCAATAAACACTTTTAAGATTCAGCTAGAcaaggtgctgggccatcttgtCTATCCTGTGCTTTTGCCAGGAAAGATTGGACCAGATAAtccctaaggtcccttccaacctgtgttctgtgattctatgataaatccTTTGTGGACATAGctttgaaaagcaaaagcaacacTTCTCTAGGTTCCTTTCTGTGCAGGCTCCTATGTCCTCACCTGTGGGTACCTCAGTGGGATATGTGGTTTGTGGTAACCAACAGCCAGGAAGaatttttggtgtttggttttcatAACATTCAGTAAGCGTATGGCCTCTTCAGTGCTCTGAATATCAGGCAGAGTACCACTGGGCATTTCTGACACATCCACTGGGCACACCAAGTTAGCATAAAGTTTCCCATCTTTACCCCTACAAGTcttaaacaagaaaaaaaaaagataattagtTAAGTAGTTAACTTCTgtaaaagcaaagaagaaatccACTGTTCTGTAACTTTCAAACCCATTCCTTCTACCCCCAAGACTGCAGATTGGATACAAAACAGGAATTTCAGAATTTCTATGAACACCAAAGGTGCAGAGTACACCGGTGActgagcagacagcttcaggAGCTCAAGAATGCCACTTCCCTGTCTATGGAAAATCAAAATCCTCTCTAAAGCTGAGCTGAAGATTAAACAGTCCCATGGGAAAACATGGTTTCTATGATGAATAGAATCTTCGACCTATTAGCAAGAAGCCAGAATTTGGTttcaatatatatatacatgtgtgtgtgtttttactCCTGATCTCAAGAGCTCATAGAAAACTGCCTGGAATCTACTGACTTTGTTTCTGAGAAAATGCCAGCAGCAGGTGATATATAATTGGTGAGTAAAGATAAATTAGGTGACTATACAGTTGCCAGGAAAATACTACAAGTATCTGCAGGATGGGCAGATGAATTCTGTGAATTAACATAACACACCACTGAAGGGACAAACCTCTTTTTGACAGGCTAGGAAACAGAATGTAAGACTGGCCAGTTGTTTCCCTGTACAGGTTGCATTCTTAAAAACCAGAGAGCACAGCCTATGCCCAACACAAAACCTGACCATATCCTGAAAACCTCCTTTGCTAGAGTTAAACAAATCACTCTTACCTTATCATTCTCATGCTTTTCAGTTGAGGGATGAAAGGGTGGAATGGACCAACTGTATGGATAGTCATCACTGTAATTGGATGAAACTCCTGAAAAGGGTAAAGATATTAGGAATGCTATAATAGTTTACTGAATCAGGAAGACTTCAAACACAAGTTTAACTTGATTtcagttgtttctttttaaatatgCTAAAAGAAGAAAGGTTTTGAATGATCTTTcacaattgaaaaaaaaagaagcccaaaAAGTAAAAGTCAAAGGTAAGAACACACAATTTTCCCTGAAACACCTTTCACTGGTAAGGGAGACTCAAGGGTCTTGAAAAACCTTATTTCAGGGAagtgcaacaaaaaaaaaaacaccaaaaaaaataggATTAAAGAGCAGCCTTCATATATGCCCTTTATTAGCTTTACTATCAACCAAAAGTTCCTATATTCATACAAGTTTAGTTCCGGGGTAATGAACTACTAAAAAGAAGGTCAGTATTACAGTATTTCAACTCAGTAGTGCTATTGCCTTTTTAACTAGTGAGCTAGTTTCCTATTTAATTGGTGATATTAGTCATACACTCTGTATCTCCTGATCCAGACAGATGGTCTATTATGAAACATGTATATGCAGAGCTAAGATAATGAAGCTGTTCGGTAATTTCATCTTCAGGGGATACCTAACTTCCAGATGTATTTTTGGAATGTTAGACATTTATTCCCTCAATCCCTAGACTAGATGTGAAAATACTCATTAGATAAGAGTCATATACTATGCTCATCTTTAATGCCTTAAGATTTAAAATTAAGATTTAAAGACAACCTACAATCATTGTAGGATCTGGTTCATGATTATGATTGAGGCTGTCAATACAGAGAAGAATCAGACAGTTGATACTTCTACATGAAGTCCATTTGTGACAACATACATGTTAAGCATACGTAGATGACAATTCAAACCATACCAGGATGAAAAACTTTCCCCACAGACAGGGTCACATAGCCATTCTCCTTGAAATACTGGGGCATGGTGGAATAGTTTCCTGCATGCACTCTCCAGTAGGAGTAGAAGTCATACAGTCTGGTGGTATCAGGTCTGCGTCCAGTAAGAAACGAcactctgctgggagcacacacTGCTTGCTGAGGAGAGAGCCATCCAAAAAGAGAATCATCTCACAGCAAAAAATAGAAGACACATACAAACTGACTTAGGTGGAGCTGAGCAAAACATCCAaaggctcaggagctgcagatgaACGTGTTTCATGTAACTTCAAGCTGGAATGAACAGCACCCTTATTAAGAATACTAATTCCCAATTGCAAACTTTTAGCAAGACATGCTTTTACCTGTTTATAATTTTTCCTCAAATAACCAGTTCCTAAGCACTAAAAGCTTTGATTATGCAGCtagcagtgaaaaaaacaaaaacaaaccctagTCAGGCTGCTGTTGAAATCTGGTAGCTCACACTTACACAGAAttaagcagaagcagcagatggaCTGTGGTAACAAAAGCCCAAGTCTAGCTGATCTAGATTGCCTGAAGAATAATGAAAAGGATAAACATACAGAAGGTCCAGGTTATGATTCAAAGGTCTTACGAATTCTGTTCCAGGCTGGCAAGAGTCGAGAGTTTGTAAGTTTCTAATCCCTAGTTGGAATCAGACTCAAATTTCTCATTTCTCAGCACAGCAAAATTTGGGAAGGCAGGCATCCTAGGCAAGGTATTAATTAGTGTGATTTTGCATCCTGCATTTAAGTGATGCTGACCACAAAAGCTGCCCCTGTGTAAAGGCCTGTGGAATGGATTCCTTGGCAGAAAAAattaaacagtaaaaaaaacccacctttaATAAACAGTAGAAAGAACTAATTCTGATTTAGCATTTTTAAGCAGCTAACAGTGAAAAATGTTTGTGTGATACTGCACTCCTCCAAGGGCTACAGAAATACCATCATTCAAATGcctcattttaatttttctcacCTTAACAAAGGTATAGGTTCATACAGCATATTTCAGCCCAACCATTTATTTTCAACTGGAAATAATTTACCTTAacaaatacttctttttttccaatgaTCTGCCTAACACCTAATAAACCAGTAGTTTATtttgtagagagaaaaaaaactatGATTTCTCTCACCTGTGCATATGCATTGGTGAACACAACACTTTGAGAAGCAAGCTGATCAATGTTTGGAGATTTCACGAGCTTATCTCTGTAACACCCCAAAACAGGACGCAGATCATCCACAATTATAAACAGGACATTCATACCATCTGTGAAGGAACAGAATTAGAAATATATTAATTCAAGCTCCAGTGAGTGGAGATTACTTTATGCAGATTTGTCAGGTTTAAACCCCAAATTAtacttaagaaaaaaattaactaaAATCAACGAGAACATCTGATATCTTTGTAAGTGTAAATAGCGGGATTAATTCCTTCAACGAAGGAATTCGTATTTGACATAGAATTGCAGCGGTTTTCACATCCCTTCTAATGTCATTGCTTCCTCTCACGGGGTTTCCgtcagctgccttcagctggcCACTGAGAGGCGGTGTCACTTGAAGAGGTATTTCATAGCTCCACCTAGAACTGAATCCTACAGCTGGCAAGTTCGAGACGATGTCAAACCACGGGTATGTCTCAGACGCTGTCATGCTAAAGGATTTCACTCCAGATagataaaaacattttaaaagaactAATTACACATCACTCGAGCTGTATCATGTTCAGTGCACAAACTGATGGATGTCTAAAGCCAGAAAGCCTTCCAGGAGGCAGACGGAGCTTCCCCAAATGCTCTGCTCGACTCGAACCACGAAGCACCGGGGCCGCAGGCAGTCCCCTCGGGCGCCTTGCTGCAAACCAGGGGCCGTTACCGGGACGGTGCAAACCGACCCGGCTCCTCCGCGTACCCTGCCGACGGCCTAGATTCCCCCACCCGGGAGAAGAAGCCCCGCCGCACCTCTGGGCTCCAGCGCCCCGCGGGTGCGAAGCCAACGGGTCTCCGCCGCCTCCAGGGCGAACGCATCGTAGGACAGGCGCAACAGACTGAAGCAAAGCCAGGCGGCCAGAGTCAGCGAGGAAACCTCCGCCATTTCCTGGCACGGCAGCCAGAACGGGCAAACCCATCGCCCCGCCCCAGCTGCCGGTGCTGGCCCATTGCCGGGCATTAACCCGCCCCGGCCCAACCGGCAGGCTTCGGGGCCGGGAGGGCGCTGTTTCCCGGTGTGACCACACGGTGGCGCCGCGGCTCCGCGCGTCAGCCCCAGCCCGTGCGAGAGGGAGTGAGGCGGGACAGGCAGTGCCAGAATCAGTGCCGATGTCACCGGCAACGGAACGCGCAGTGCCGGTGTCAGTATCACTGTCAGCGAAATGGGCAATGTCAGCGTCACCGGCAGCAGAATGGCAGTGCCAATGCCACCGGCAGCAGGTCGGACAGTGTCACCTGCGACTGGGCATTCCCCGCAATAGCACCCTGGGCGTTCTGACATGCGTTTCGCATGCAGATGACGTTGGGAAACAAGGAAGTCAAGCTTTAGCATACAGAGCAGCACCCTCAGAGTCGTGCTTCATTTCAGTCCTCTTTGTTAATCAGGTCTACAACCAGTTAGCACTTCTGCTCTTGTAACAAACACCGTATTCCCACATTACCTCAGGATCTGGCGACCCCAAGTTCCCGTGGGCTGTTGGTGGAAATGCATGTTCAGCGCTGCCAGCACGTTTCTTGTagtcacccttcaggtactagaaagccactataaggtctccctggatccttctcttctccaggctgaacagccccaactctcataGCCTGCCCCCAtaaggagaggtgctccagccctctgatcaccttcgtGGTCtacttctggaccctctccagcacctcgatgtccctcttatgctgggggaatcagaactggaagcagtactcCAAAATTTTTCACTGTTCTCTTCTTAACTggggaagagagaaacagaTTCATTGCCAGTATTCCTGTATAAAATGAACTCACTGTCAACTATGCAGGTGCTTCCCAGTCTGCAACTGTAAGCTAACCAAAGCCCAAGTTGGTATAATAAAGCTGTTCATGAGAAGAttgtaaaaatattaaaatactgTAACTATGTAGTCTTGAAGCAAGTAAAGTCATGCCAAGTGTACTAATATTTGATAATGACTGACTTTTCACTTGTGTGTGAAAACCACTGTGACACAGGTACCTGTGAAGTCATGTagagttttctctttttttagcAAGTGTTAGGTACTCCTTTAACTACAATGCCAGATTAACAGTGAAATGTACTGGCAAACATCAATGTCTTCAGGATCAGACTATTAAAACCCCCGTGTCTAAGGGAAAAAGCCTGCTTTTTCCACAAAAGCAATGCATTTCTAATGGAATCTATAATTTTATGCTTTCTGTGCTTCAGGACTGTATCAGTTGCTCTTTCTTATCAAAATGTTGGCAGCATGAGTTCTGAGACAGAAATGCCCTAATCCATCACTTTTTTTAAATACTAAAGACTAGCATACAGAAAGAAAATCTATAGCTGAGTGTGAAAAGTTCAGATAGCAGAACCTGCCTCATCAGAGGCTAGCAGGTAGGTGGATTAGTCCTGTGCTCCTGAGATTGTGCAAGTAGTGGTATGTCTGCAACTTTGAAGTTATCTGCACTAAGAGAAATTGCCATGAAAACAATCTGACTGTCCAGACTTTCCTAGATGCTCCTCTTTTTTCACTTTTCCCCACCTAGAAAGGTTATTCAAAGGTAATACAAAGATTTTGAAAGCTTGTCTTGGATTTCTGCATACCCTATCACTTACACAGAAAGCAGATTTACCAGATGCAATTAATTACATCATGTTCAGTGCATAAATAGCACAAAGCACACACAAAACTCAATGCCTTCTCGAGAAG
This sequence is a window from Dryobates pubescens isolate bDryPub1 chromosome 18, bDryPub1.pri, whole genome shotgun sequence. Protein-coding genes within it:
- the IDS gene encoding iduronate 2-sulfatase → MAEVSSLTLAAWLCFSLLRLSYDAFALEAAETRWLRTRGALEPRDGMNVLFIIVDDLRPVLGCYRDKLVKSPNIDQLASQSVVFTNAYAQQAVCAPSRVSFLTGRRPDTTRLYDFYSYWRVHAGNYSTMPQYFKENGYVTLSVGKVFHPGVSSNYSDDYPYSWSIPPFHPSTEKHENDKTCRGKDGKLYANLVCPVDVSEMPSGTLPDIQSTEEAIRLLNVMKTKHQKFFLAVGYHKPHIPLRYPQEFLKLYPLENITLAPDPWVPEKLPSVAYNPWTDIRQRDDVQALNVSFPYGPLPDDFQRQIRQSYYAAVSYLDVQVGLLLNALDDVGLSNSTIVVFTADHGWSLGEHGEWAKYSNFDVATRVPLMFYVPGMTTSFVSQGERVFPYLDPFSHVSGLVPQRQSKKVVELVSLFSTLAELAGLQVPPVCPETSFHVALCTEGASIVRYLNASENAEEEKDECDDSYRCFNEELVAFSQYPRPADTPQWNSDKPKLKDIRIMGYSMRTVDYRYTVWVQFNPNNFSANFEDVHAGELYMVETDPNQDYNIYNNTSHGYLLKKILGFLKH